In one window of Bacteroidota bacterium DNA:
- a CDS encoding TolC family protein has product MKFTTIQRALATTILLLVVSTSFAQKLWTMEECINTALSGNIQIKQQQLNAELTRQHKQQSVASLFPSLNGSATYVYNYGQTIDPYTNQFASARTQSNNFYLSSSITVFNGFQLLNTIFQRGLDYKASLYDLDKMKNDVSLGVATAYLQVLYNSELKDIATSQLAITKQQVDRMQKLYDAGSVAKGSLLTLQAQQASEEYQLVNAQNQLVLSYITLSQLMELPTADGLEIVKPTLANPDASSLLSKPEEIFNKALTIQPEIKSAEIKLQSAKKGVCIAWGSISPNLTLNGSWGTGYSGASKEISSVSQSGLIPIGSTSGGEIVYAPTYSYEYATKSFNDQIKSNENKSIGLYLNVPIFNKWQSKTAIATAKISYKNYEYQLQATKNQLSKAIQQAFADALGALNRYDAASKSVDALQESFKYTEQKYNVGMVNATDYNDAKNKLAKSQSDLLQAKYEYVFRLTVLDFYQGRPLKLN; this is encoded by the coding sequence ATGAAATTCACAACGATACAAAGAGCCTTGGCTACCACCATATTGCTACTGGTAGTTTCCACCTCTTTTGCACAAAAATTATGGACGATGGAAGAGTGTATCAATACTGCATTATCAGGCAATATCCAGATAAAACAGCAGCAGCTGAACGCTGAACTTACACGTCAGCACAAGCAACAAAGCGTGGCAAGCCTATTTCCCAGTTTGAACGGCTCCGCTACCTATGTTTACAATTACGGACAAACAATAGATCCCTATACAAACCAGTTTGCAAGCGCACGCACTCAGTCAAATAATTTCTACCTGAGCAGCAGTATTACCGTATTTAACGGCTTTCAACTTCTGAATACCATATTCCAACGCGGACTCGACTACAAAGCAAGCCTGTACGACCTTGATAAAATGAAGAACGATGTTTCGCTGGGTGTTGCTACGGCCTACCTTCAGGTACTCTATAACTCGGAACTGAAGGATATTGCTACAAGCCAGCTTGCCATCACAAAACAGCAGGTGGATCGTATGCAGAAACTGTATGATGCCGGCTCGGTTGCCAAAGGCTCATTGCTCACATTGCAGGCTCAGCAGGCATCAGAAGAATACCAGCTCGTGAATGCCCAGAACCAGCTCGTGCTTTCGTACATCACATTATCGCAGCTCATGGAACTTCCTACTGCTGATGGACTGGAAATTGTAAAGCCGACCCTCGCCAATCCCGACGCATCATCCCTGCTTTCAAAGCCCGAAGAAATCTTTAATAAAGCGCTCACCATACAGCCCGAAATAAAAAGTGCCGAAATTAAATTACAGAGTGCGAAAAAAGGGGTTTGCATTGCCTGGGGCAGCATCAGCCCCAACCTCACACTGAACGGAAGTTGGGGAACAGGATATTCAGGGGCATCTAAAGAAATAAGCAGTGTATCTCAGAGTGGCCTGATTCCCATTGGCAGTACCTCGGGTGGCGAGATTGTTTACGCGCCTACTTATTCCTATGAATACGCTACAAAATCGTTCAACGATCAAATTAAATCAAATGAGAATAAATCGATAGGGCTTTATCTCAACGTTCCCATTTTTAATAAATGGCAAAGCAAAACAGCCATAGCTACAGCAAAAATCTCATATAAAAACTATGAGTACCAGCTACAGGCGACCAAAAATCAACTGAGCAAGGCCATACAGCAGGCTTTCGCCGATGCCCTGGGCGCCCTGAACAGATATGATGCAGCAAGCAAATCTGTGGATGCGCTTCAGGAGTCGTTCAAATATACCGAACAGAAGTATAATGTTGGTATGGTCAACGCAACAGATTATAACGATGCTAAAAACAAGCTGGCTAAATCTCAGTCAGACCTGCTGCAAGCAAAATATGAATACGTGTTCAGGCTTACGGTGTTAGATTTTTATCAGGGCCGGCCATTGAAACTTAATTAA
- a CDS encoding radical SAM protein, producing the protein MKIELSNITVETTCQCNLDCSYCHNIWKAGGEPEKFVSSYREAIKTLKKLFRWSDVKHITFTGGEPLLSERFSEVVQFARIRKKEVTVVSNGNAPYPESYQELLKLGVSLFKIPVHSSFSGEHDKMTNVEGSWAKAVTTIREITAAGGSVLPVIVLTRHNISSVESTLAFISESLGLKQVMINRFNIGGKGIAEMKNIIPTMQELRSAYETANRVAGALNLKISSNVCTPFCVVNPADYPNIAFSSCSTDRSKLPITLDLTGNIRLCNHSPLVAGNIFEKSLDEILNSEPATLWLKNTPEYCTGCSVYENCLGGCRAAALQVGLTMDDADPIVSLTGLTSGAEMMKSRES; encoded by the coding sequence TTGAAAATAGAATTATCAAATATTACGGTTGAAACCACCTGCCAGTGTAATCTGGATTGCAGCTATTGCCACAATATATGGAAGGCCGGCGGCGAGCCTGAAAAATTTGTTTCTTCATACAGAGAAGCGATAAAAACGCTGAAAAAGCTGTTTCGCTGGTCCGATGTAAAGCATATCACCTTTACCGGAGGCGAACCACTGCTTAGTGAGCGCTTCAGCGAGGTTGTGCAGTTTGCGCGTATCCGTAAAAAAGAAGTGACCGTTGTGAGTAATGGCAATGCTCCGTATCCTGAATCATATCAGGAGCTTCTGAAGCTCGGCGTAAGTTTGTTTAAAATACCCGTGCATTCGAGTTTCTCGGGCGAACACGATAAAATGACGAATGTTGAAGGCTCGTGGGCGAAGGCCGTTACGACCATTCGGGAGATTACTGCCGCCGGAGGTTCCGTATTACCGGTGATTGTGCTCACACGCCATAACATTTCATCCGTAGAAAGTACGCTTGCCTTTATATCTGAATCGCTCGGGCTGAAGCAGGTTATGATCAACCGTTTTAATATCGGCGGTAAAGGTATTGCGGAGATGAAAAATATTATTCCTACAATGCAGGAATTGCGAAGCGCCTACGAAACTGCCAATCGCGTTGCCGGGGCATTGAATTTGAAAATATCGTCAAATGTTTGTACCCCTTTTTGTGTTGTAAATCCGGCAGATTATCCGAATATTGCTTTTAGCTCGTGTTCAACCGACCGCAGCAAGCTTCCGATAACACTTGACCTCACAGGTAATATCCGTCTGTGTAATCACTCGCCCCTGGTGGCCGGTAATATTTTTGAAAAATCGCTTGATGAAATTCTTAACAGCGAACCGGCAACCTTATGGCTGAAGAACACACCCGAATATTGCACGGGATGCAGCGTTTATGAGAACTGCCTTGGAGGATGCCGTGCTGCGGCCTTGCAGGTTGGACTTACTATGGACGATGCTGACCCTATCGTATCGCTTACCGGACTGACAAGTGGGGCGGAGATGATGAAAAGTCGCGAGTCGTGA
- a CDS encoding efflux RND transporter periplasmic adaptor subunit produces MKKKKVTKIVIIGVVALAVLLAVLKKTGVFGGKEVEKVSTELAQKRTIIETVSASGKIQPELEVKISPDVSGEVVELYVKEGDKVKKGDLLAKIKPDIYESSYEQMVATMNSQKANEANAKARLAQVKAQFINAKSTYERNETLYKQNAISQSEYDAAKAAYEVAKEEVAAAEEAYKGAQYQAQSTGASVKQAKENLSKTSVISPVDGTISKLSVEKGERVVGTTQFAGTEIMRIANLTEMEVLVSVNENDIVKVSLNDTALIEVDAYLNRKFRGVVTEIANSANVSGLSADQVTNFDVKVRLLSESYSDLINPKYPNLSPFRPGMSATVDIQTETQFNVLTVPIQSVTTREDTSAKKKIEAKTDGEPPPPGQADDSKNGAVREKQVLAENEYVFVFENGTVKMQKVKTGIQDNTNIQILEGIKDGQEVVAAPYSAITKKLKDGDAVKKVDKKNLFEEKK; encoded by the coding sequence ATGAAAAAGAAAAAAGTAACAAAAATTGTGATAATCGGGGTGGTGGCCCTGGCAGTGCTTCTTGCGGTACTTAAAAAGACCGGCGTATTTGGCGGTAAAGAAGTTGAAAAAGTATCGACGGAACTGGCGCAGAAAAGAACTATTATTGAAACCGTTTCGGCAAGCGGAAAGATACAGCCCGAGCTTGAAGTAAAGATTTCGCCTGACGTTTCGGGCGAAGTTGTGGAGCTGTATGTGAAAGAAGGCGACAAAGTAAAAAAAGGCGATTTGCTGGCTAAGATAAAACCTGATATTTACGAATCGAGCTACGAACAAATGGTGGCTACCATGAATTCGCAAAAAGCCAACGAAGCCAATGCAAAAGCCCGGCTGGCGCAGGTAAAAGCACAGTTTATCAATGCAAAATCAACTTATGAGCGCAACGAAACACTGTACAAACAGAACGCCATCTCACAGTCGGAATACGATGCCGCCAAAGCCGCGTATGAAGTTGCCAAAGAAGAAGTGGCGGCCGCTGAAGAAGCTTATAAAGGAGCACAATACCAGGCACAGAGTACGGGCGCTTCCGTTAAACAGGCCAAAGAGAATCTCAGCAAAACTTCGGTTATTTCACCGGTTGACGGAACAATTTCCAAACTCAGTGTTGAAAAAGGCGAACGCGTTGTGGGAACGACCCAATTCGCGGGAACTGAAATCATGCGCATAGCCAACCTTACCGAAATGGAAGTGCTGGTTAGCGTGAACGAGAACGATATTGTCAAGGTAAGCCTGAACGATACCGCACTCATTGAAGTAGATGCTTACCTCAACCGCAAATTCAGGGGTGTGGTAACAGAAATTGCCAATTCGGCCAATGTAAGCGGACTCAGCGCCGATCAGGTTACTAACTTTGACGTTAAAGTACGGTTGCTGTCGGAATCCTATAGCGACCTTATCAATCCGAAATATCCGAACCTGTCGCCCTTCAGACCGGGTATGTCGGCAACTGTAGATATTCAGACTGAAACTCAGTTTAATGTTCTTACCGTTCCTATCCAATCAGTAACAACGCGTGAAGATACTTCCGCAAAAAAGAAAATTGAAGCGAAAACAGACGGAGAACCTCCACCGCCCGGACAGGCTGATGATTCGAAAAATGGAGCAGTACGCGAAAAACAAGTGCTGGCCGAAAACGAATACGTCTTTGTTTTTGAAAATGGAACAGTGAAAATGCAGAAGGTAAAAACCGGCATTCAGGATAACACCAATATTCAGATTCTGGAAGGTATTAAAGACGGACAGGAAGTGGTGGCTGCGCCCTATTCGGCCATTACCAAAAAACTGAAAGACGGCGACGCCGTTAAAAAAGTGGACAAAAAGAACCTTTTTGAAGAGAAAAAATAA
- the lpxK gene encoding tetraacyldisaccharide 4'-kinase, with the protein MHIILIGLLLENHPVIKFLRILLLPFAILYGIITWFRNVCYSVGIFKQHRFNIPVICVGNLSVGGTGKTPMVEFIAGLLLEQRLNVAVLSRGYGRKSTGFVMADKNSNAAIIGDEPMQLHQKFPGLRVAVDEKRAHGIKKLLEISPEIDVVILDDAFQHRAVKAGMNVLLTPYHSLYSSDFMLPTGYLREFRSGAKRADLIVVTKCPPEISASERENIVNKLKPDAAQDVFFSHIRYGKAYGITSEGIRSGDDINQAQSVLLFAGIANPEPLETHLKQTYSKVVTLQFRDHQDYANEDLYHIRKKFTNFAPGKNVIITTSKDAARLAEPETKAKIDDLPIFCLPVKADFYEPDKQNITTKINSYARKN; encoded by the coding sequence TTGCACATCATATTAATTGGATTATTGTTGGAAAATCATCCCGTAATAAAATTTCTTCGCATCCTGCTGCTGCCATTTGCCATACTTTACGGCATCATTACTTGGTTCAGAAATGTATGCTATTCTGTTGGGATATTCAAACAGCACAGGTTTAATATTCCTGTGATATGCGTGGGCAATCTCAGCGTTGGCGGAACAGGCAAAACACCCATGGTAGAATTCATTGCAGGATTGCTGCTGGAGCAGAGACTGAATGTTGCAGTACTCAGCCGCGGTTACGGACGAAAATCCACCGGCTTTGTAATGGCAGATAAAAATTCAAATGCAGCAATCATAGGCGATGAGCCCATGCAGCTTCATCAAAAATTTCCCGGACTGAGGGTTGCCGTTGATGAAAAGCGGGCTCACGGCATTAAAAAATTGCTGGAAATATCTCCGGAAATTGATGTTGTAATACTTGACGATGCTTTCCAGCACCGTGCCGTAAAAGCCGGAATGAATGTGCTTCTTACACCCTACCACAGCCTGTATTCATCAGATTTCATGCTGCCCACCGGTTATTTGCGCGAATTCCGCAGCGGGGCAAAACGTGCCGATTTAATTGTTGTTACCAAATGCCCGCCGGAAATAAGTGCTTCCGAACGAGAAAATATCGTAAACAAACTGAAGCCGGATGCCGCACAGGATGTCTTCTTTTCCCATATCAGATACGGAAAAGCGTATGGTATTACATCGGAAGGTATTCGTAGTGGGGACGACATCAATCAGGCACAGTCAGTCCTTTTATTCGCAGGCATCGCCAACCCTGAGCCTCTTGAAACACATCTAAAACAGACATATTCGAAAGTTGTCACGCTTCAATTTCGCGACCATCAGGATTATGCTAACGAGGATTTGTATCATATCAGAAAAAAATTTACTAATTTTGCACCCGGTAAAAATGTGATTATCACAACTTCAAAGGATGCAGCAAGGCTCGCTGAGCCGGAAACCAAAGCAAAAATTGACGATTTACCGATTTTTTGCCTTCCCGTGAAGGCCGATTTTTATGAACCGGACAAACAAAACATTACAACTAAAATAAACAGCTATGCTCGAAAAAATTAA
- the tsaB gene encoding tRNA (adenosine(37)-N6)-threonylcarbamoyltransferase complex dimerization subunit type 1 TsaB, whose product MPLILNIETATQICSVGLSDNGNIIAIRETNEQRSHASRVTVFIEEVFKEAGISLNAIDAVAVSMGPGSYTGLRIGVSTAKGLCFALDKPLIAVSTLESLAWGMREIVKERIPGNNEKLIFCPMIDARRMEVYQAMFDMLMNPLTATVADIIDEHSFFELLKSHTMMFAGDGSAKCKSLFEGQANAVFMDDVQPSACFMAPLSDKHFINSNFENTALFEPFYLKDFIAGKPKVKGLGN is encoded by the coding sequence ATGCCCCTGATTTTAAATATTGAAACTGCCACTCAAATTTGTTCCGTCGGACTTTCGGACAATGGAAATATCATTGCCATTCGCGAAACGAATGAACAACGGTCGCATGCATCGCGTGTTACCGTATTTATTGAAGAAGTGTTCAAAGAAGCAGGCATCTCATTAAATGCAATTGATGCCGTGGCCGTAAGCATGGGCCCCGGGTCTTATACCGGTCTGAGAATAGGCGTTTCAACGGCCAAGGGTTTGTGCTTCGCGCTTGATAAGCCGCTGATCGCGGTGAGCACACTCGAATCACTTGCATGGGGAATGCGGGAAATTGTTAAAGAACGCATCCCCGGAAATAATGAAAAACTTATTTTTTGCCCTATGATAGATGCGCGCCGCATGGAAGTGTATCAGGCAATGTTTGATATGCTAATGAATCCGCTTACTGCGACTGTGGCCGATATCATTGACGAACATTCGTTTTTTGAATTATTAAAAAGCCACACAATGATGTTCGCCGGGGACGGTTCTGCCAAATGCAAATCCTTATTTGAAGGGCAAGCAAATGCAGTATTCATGGATGATGTGCAGCCCTCGGCATGTTTCATGGCGCCTTTGTCTGACAAGCATTTCATAAATTCAAATTTTGAAAATACGGCGCTTTTCGAACCCTTTTATCTGAAAGATTTCATTGCCGGAAAACCAAAGGTAAAAGGACTTGGAAATTAG
- a CDS encoding nitroreductase family protein, producing MKLSEAIINRRSIRKYTSEPVGDDTIQKILEAGFYAPSARNTQSNEFIVIRSKEILQKLSEAHPYGKMLPAAAFAVVVCGSREREEHESYLNTNGCAAMQNMLLMAHSLGLGAVWLGVYPRTDRMNGIASVLNIPSGFMPVQMFAAGRPAEERPHPDRVHPDRIHRDGW from the coding sequence ATGAAACTTTCAGAAGCCATCATCAACCGTCGCAGCATCCGCAAATATACATCAGAGCCCGTGGGCGATGATACCATACAAAAAATCCTTGAGGCAGGATTTTACGCTCCCTCGGCGCGAAACACACAATCAAACGAATTCATCGTAATTCGGAGCAAAGAAATACTTCAGAAACTTTCTGAAGCGCACCCCTACGGCAAAATGCTGCCGGCTGCTGCATTTGCGGTAGTTGTTTGCGGAAGCCGCGAACGCGAGGAGCATGAGTCATATCTGAATACCAATGGGTGCGCTGCCATGCAAAACATGCTGCTCATGGCGCATTCGCTCGGACTGGGTGCCGTGTGGCTGGGCGTTTACCCGCGCACCGACCGTATGAACGGCATCGCTTCAGTTCTTAATATTCCTTCCGGATTTATGCCCGTGCAGATGTTCGCAGCCGGTAGGCCTGCCGAAGAGCGGCCGCATCCCGACAGAGTTCATCCCGACAGAATTCATCGGGATGGCTGGTAA
- a CDS encoding GtrA family protein has product MKFAAVGLSGMIIDFGLTWFFKEIVKIPKYVANAIGFVAAATSNYFLNRFYTFESNNPEIAFEYFKFFSVSLIGLGINTLILWLLVSKFKQGFYLSKLFAIMVVIIWNFLVNLAFTFA; this is encoded by the coding sequence TTGAAATTCGCAGCAGTAGGTCTCTCCGGAATGATAATAGATTTCGGGCTTACCTGGTTTTTCAAAGAGATTGTCAAAATCCCCAAATATGTGGCAAATGCAATTGGCTTCGTTGCTGCCGCCACTTCTAATTATTTTCTGAACCGCTTTTACACCTTTGAAAGTAATAACCCTGAAATTGCATTCGAGTACTTTAAGTTTTTCAGCGTATCATTAATCGGACTCGGCATCAATACCCTAATCCTTTGGCTATTGGTATCAAAGTTCAAACAAGGATTTTACCTGTCAAAGCTTTTTGCAATTATGGTGGTTATTATTTGGAATTTTCTGGTAAATCTCGCCTTTACTTTTGCATGA
- a CDS encoding AMP-binding protein, translating into MKMLDSISAAILNHAAKNSFCFSDVFSSYAALGAKISGIADVFKTHPEARHIGVITNNDIETYASNIAALFCGKAFVPINPENPAERNMLITAQAGLDLILTSLPEKVYDIIGKDAQFPIIDTSVLTGNSSVPEIIETDDSATAYILFTSGSTGIPKGVPITRGNLNAFIEAFFALGYELNENDRVLQIFDLTFDLSLMSYLVPLTVGACVYPVPSGEIKYTAAYTILEDHEITVALMVPSVLSFLRKYFDEVRLEKMRYSLFCGEALYNDLTQEWKKCVPNALVQNVYGPTEATIFCLTYDCSNTAAADKEYNGIVCIGKPMKGTLAVVVDENGTIVPDGTKGELCLAGTQLTPGYWKNPQKNSEAFIHIEMNGEIIRFYRSGDICFVDDDCDFMFCGRLDNQVKIQGFRVELSEIEHHAREYTGLSNVVAVPLQDARGNAIIQLVLEKYKGTEDALMSYLRTRLPAYMIPSVVRNMDAFPLNVNGKVDRKALKKIVETV; encoded by the coding sequence ATGAAAATGCTTGATTCTATTTCCGCAGCAATACTTAATCACGCTGCAAAAAACTCATTTTGTTTCAGTGATGTATTCAGCTCATATGCAGCTCTGGGTGCGAAAATAAGCGGCATCGCCGATGTGTTTAAAACCCACCCCGAAGCCAGACATATCGGCGTTATCACCAATAATGATATTGAAACTTACGCATCAAACATTGCCGCATTGTTTTGTGGAAAAGCTTTTGTTCCAATCAATCCCGAAAATCCGGCAGAACGCAATATGCTCATTACGGCTCAGGCCGGCCTTGACCTCATCCTGACAAGTTTACCGGAAAAAGTGTATGATATTATCGGAAAAGATGCACAATTCCCGATTATTGATACATCGGTATTAACAGGCAATTCAAGCGTTCCCGAAATTATTGAAACCGATGATTCGGCAACAGCCTATATTCTATTTACATCAGGAAGTACGGGCATTCCCAAGGGTGTGCCTATTACCCGCGGAAATCTTAATGCATTCATAGAAGCATTTTTTGCACTGGGCTATGAGCTTAATGAGAACGACCGCGTGCTGCAAATCTTCGACCTCACGTTTGACCTTTCGCTGATGTCGTATCTGGTTCCGCTTACCGTGGGCGCCTGCGTGTATCCGGTGCCGTCGGGCGAAATAAAATATACGGCAGCCTATACTATTCTTGAAGATCATGAAATTACGGTTGCCCTGATGGTGCCGTCGGTACTTTCGTTCCTGAGAAAATATTTTGATGAAGTGCGCCTCGAAAAGATGCGCTATTCGCTGTTTTGCGGCGAAGCCTTATATAACGACCTCACGCAGGAATGGAAAAAATGTGTACCGAACGCATTGGTGCAAAACGTTTATGGACCTACAGAAGCTACTATTTTCTGCCTGACGTATGATTGCTCTAATACCGCTGCCGCGGATAAAGAATATAATGGCATTGTCTGCATCGGTAAGCCCATGAAAGGCACGCTGGCAGTAGTGGTTGATGAGAACGGAACCATTGTTCCCGACGGAACCAAAGGCGAGCTCTGCCTTGCCGGAACCCAGCTTACACCGGGATACTGGAAGAACCCTCAAAAAAACAGCGAAGCATTTATTCATATCGAGATGAATGGCGAGATAATTCGTTTTTACCGCTCCGGCGATATTTGTTTTGTGGATGATGACTGTGATTTTATGTTTTGCGGCCGTTTGGATAATCAGGTAAAAATTCAGGGATTCAGGGTTGAACTGAGCGAAATAGAACATCACGCAAGGGAATATACCGGACTGAGTAACGTGGTGGCTGTGCCTTTGCAGGATGCGCGCGGAAATGCCATCATTCAGCTGGTACTTGAAAAATATAAAGGCACGGAAGACGCATTAATGAGCTACCTCCGGACACGCCTTCCGGCTTATATGATACCTTCTGTGGTCCGAAATATGGACGCCTTCCCACTCAATGTGAACGGTAAAGTTGACCGTAAAGCATTGAAAAAAATCGTTGAAACGGTCTGA
- a CDS encoding TonB-dependent receptor — protein MFRKLMTALLIALFGLTAATAQTLTGTIYGSGDNNGKSPLPGASVYWRGTTTATSTDANGHFSIVKLNGKNARLVISMIGYKADTIILEKDARTLEHTLALDNLQLKGVEIHDNQESNYISKVDPRKVQILTTNEFYKAACCNLAESFETNASVDVSYSDAITGARQIQLLGLSGIYSQIQTENIPSVRGLASTFGLNYIPGAWMESIQISKGTSSVINGFESVTGQINVEYKKPATADKVFINVYGNSNKRFEANATGAWKINDKLSTMLMLSGSDYRDRIDHNHDNFLDIPKLTSINVFNRWDYINPGKFVSRFGIKYMQEDRSGGTMDYNHKTFVDDTALINKGTEPYGFGLKTARAEAFWKNGLMYKDKPYKSLALILSGIYHKQEGYFGLSDYSGTEKNFYANLLYQSIIGNTNHKFTTGLSFIYDDYIENYNQKLYIYNYQITGILTDASLFTINHSVLNYYNWNRTEIIPGAFFEYTYNYKEKFSLIAGLRADYHNKYGLFFTPRMNLKYKINDNNVIRASAGMGYRTPNVISENLSLLASQRSLVFREDMKQEQAVNFGINYIKEFKMFKRKAEVDIDVYRTQFLNQAIVDLDSTPTVAYFYNLKGKSYSNSYQAQFSFEPVKRLSILLAYRINDVKTTINGKLQQRPMINNYKGLVTLSYATRFEKWKFDFTAQFNGKSRLPNQELMPEKIKRPATTPEYILLNAQITKKFRNFDVYIGSENLTNFTQKDPITEYFRPYHTHFDTSMVWGPVTGRVIYAGFRYRLRNI, from the coding sequence ATGTTCAGAAAACTCATGACGGCCCTACTGATAGCCCTGTTCGGGCTTACAGCGGCAACGGCACAAACACTTACAGGAACTATTTACGGATCGGGAGATAATAACGGAAAGTCGCCACTGCCGGGCGCATCCGTTTATTGGCGCGGAACCACAACAGCCACATCAACCGATGCCAACGGGCATTTCAGTATTGTAAAATTGAACGGAAAAAACGCGCGTCTGGTAATTAGTATGATCGGATATAAAGCCGACACAATCATACTGGAAAAAGATGCCCGAACACTGGAACATACGCTCGCGCTCGACAATCTTCAACTGAAAGGCGTGGAAATACACGACAATCAGGAAAGTAATTACATATCGAAAGTCGACCCGCGCAAAGTGCAGATACTTACTACCAACGAGTTCTACAAAGCGGCATGCTGCAATCTGGCCGAGAGTTTTGAAACAAACGCCTCGGTTGATGTAAGCTATAGCGATGCGATTACCGGTGCCCGGCAGATACAATTGCTGGGTCTTTCGGGCATATACAGCCAGATACAAACAGAAAATATCCCTTCGGTGAGAGGGCTTGCATCTACTTTTGGACTGAATTATATTCCCGGAGCCTGGATGGAGTCTATTCAAATATCCAAAGGCACATCCTCTGTTATCAACGGCTTTGAATCTGTTACGGGGCAAATAAATGTTGAGTATAAAAAGCCCGCAACAGCCGATAAAGTTTTTATAAACGTCTATGGAAACAGCAACAAACGCTTTGAGGCAAATGCTACGGGCGCATGGAAAATAAACGATAAGCTAAGCACTATGCTGATGCTCAGCGGCAGCGACTACCGCGACCGCATTGACCATAACCATGATAATTTTCTCGACATCCCGAAACTCACCAGCATCAATGTTTTTAACAGGTGGGATTATATCAACCCGGGAAAATTCGTTTCACGTTTCGGCATCAAATACATGCAGGAAGACCGCAGCGGAGGCACTATGGATTACAATCATAAAACGTTTGTTGACGATACGGCTCTGATAAACAAAGGAACAGAACCTTACGGATTCGGACTGAAAACAGCGCGCGCAGAAGCATTCTGGAAAAACGGGCTGATGTACAAAGACAAACCGTATAAAAGCCTGGCACTTATTTTATCCGGCATATATCACAAACAGGAAGGCTATTTCGGTCTGAGTGATTATTCGGGAACGGAGAAGAATTTTTATGCCAACCTGCTGTATCAGTCTATTATCGGCAATACCAATCATAAGTTCACCACCGGACTGAGTTTTATCTATGATGATTATATCGAGAATTATAACCAGAAACTGTATATTTATAATTACCAGATTACCGGAATACTTACCGATGCAAGCCTTTTTACAATCAACCATTCGGTACTGAATTATTACAACTGGAATCGTACCGAAATAATCCCGGGAGCCTTTTTCGAATACACCTACAATTACAAAGAAAAATTCTCTCTGATTGCAGGACTGCGCGCCGATTATCATAATAAATACGGATTGTTCTTTACCCCGAGAATGAACCTGAAATACAAGATTAATGATAATAATGTGATTCGTGCTTCGGCAGGTATGGGTTACCGCACACCCAATGTCATCTCCGAGAATTTATCGCTGTTGGCAAGTCAGCGCTCACTGGTATTTCGCGAAGACATGAAACAGGAACAGGCAGTCAACTTCGGTATTAATTACATCAAAGAGTTTAAAATGTTCAAACGTAAGGCTGAGGTTGACATTGATGTGTATCGTACTCAGTTCCTCAATCAGGCTATTGTAGACCTCGACAGCACGCCTACGGTTGCGTATTTTTATAATCTTAAAGGAAAATCATACTCCAACAGCTATCAGGCGCAGTTTTCATTCGAGCCGGTAAAGCGTTTGTCAATATTGCTGGCCTACCGTATCAATGATGTCAAAACAACCATCAATGGTAAATTGCAGCAGCGCCCCATGATTAATAATTATAAAGGACTGGTAACACTATCGTATGCAACCCGTTTTGAAAAATGGAAGTTTGATTTCACCGCGCAGTTCAACGGAAAATCAAGACTCCCGAATCAGGAGCTGATGCCCGAAAAAATTAAACGACCTGCCACTACGCCCGAGTACATTTTACTGAATGCTCAGATAACAAAGAAGTTCCGCAATTTTGATGTTTATATCGGCAGCGAGAATCTTACCAACTTCACACAAAAAGACCCGATTACCGAGTATTTCAGACCGTACCATACCCATTTCGATACATCCATGGTCTGGGGGCCCGTTACCGGACGTGTTATCTATGCCGGATTCCGTTACCGGCTGAGAAATATTTAG